CAGTCTGGTCAAACTAATTTCAGTTTTTCCTTCAAGAATCACACTCAAATTAGTAGGGTTTAGTTCCAGCTCACTACTACATGTTCCCTTTTCATAAGGCTCCTTAGGAAAAACTGTTCCTTTTTCTCTATTAATTCTATTTAAGATATTTGAAAACTGTAAAATGGATTCTTCTTGCTCGTGCTCTGCATCAACTACCCCATCAGCACCAAGTTGCAAATAAACAATTTTACTTGTTTTTGTTAAATTTTTAGAAACAACCCAAATCAACATTTCATAGCGTCTTCTTAATTCTAAAATTAGCTCACATGTATGCTTTAACCCTGAAGATGAAGAGTCTTCAATTATTAATGCATCCATCTTAGAAGCTTCATTCAATACATCTTCTCTGGATAGCGAATATAATCGATATGTTATTTTACTTAACTGATTAGCGTATGTATCGTCGTTTGATTCTCGTGTGTGTACAATTCCTATGCTATACATAATCTTCTATCCTTTCTATTTGATATAAATGTTCATCTCTTAAGTTAAATCGAAATCTTATTTATACTAAAATTATATCTTTTAAATCTCGTTTTAAATTACATAAAATCCTTTTTTTTCAGTTTTTTTTGAAATATTGTCAATTTCTTTGATATAACAACACTTTTTTGTATTTTTTTCACGTTATATGTTATATTTTCATAAAACAAACCAACATTTTTTGTTGGTTTTTCATTTTAAAAAGGAATGCGGTGAGTGTATGAAACGAAAGTTTATTAAAAAAAACGAAGAAAAAAAATTCGAACTATTTAAAAAAATTTTGTTTAGTACTAAAGGAATTGGTATTCAAGAAATTATTCAGGAGAGTAAAGACTCCAAGAGTACTACTTATCGTTATATACAACAACTTAACGAAGATTTGAGCCGTCTGTTTCTCGAAACACCAATAAAAATAGAACAACAGAATACTATCTTTTCCATCGTATTACCCGATTCTTTGAATGTGAGCTACGCTATTAATACTTTACGTTTCAGCTATATCTCTATTTCGCCAGAGTACTTGATCTTTTCAGCTATCGCTGATAAAAATCATATATCGTTGGAATCTCTGGCCCAAACTATCAATTTGAGTCCTTCTTATGCCTATAGAACTTTAAAAATTTTAAATAAACGATTGGCTTATTTTAGAGTCAAAATTGCCTTTGGCGATTTGAACAGAAAAGAAAATCTTCAAGGAACTGAAACCGACATTCGCTTTTTTCTCTTTTATGCTTATTGGAATATTTTAAAAGGAGCGATATGGCCTTTCCACAGATCTCCTGATTATTTTAAACAGTTACCCATTCCAATCAAGACAACTTTAGCACCATCCCAATTAACTAGACTACGCTATTTTCAAAATATTACCTATTGGAGGATTTTGTACTTACAAGAAAAAATCACTATTGATGATGCCTTTCTCTCCTATTTAATTATTTTGAATGAAAAAAACCCTACTATATTTACTTTAGATTTCACTACTGTCCTATCACATGATGAAATCAGAGCGGAACAAGTGTACTTTAGTTTCTTAGCTAGATTTTTTATTCCTAATATTGATACAAAAGAAACCAAACAGCAGACTGCACAATTATTGATTGATTCAAATCTTCCCTTAACGAATAGCTGCACAAATTTATTAAAATTTTTGCAAAAAAAATACGACCTTGTTATCAAAGACGAATCTTATCTTTTTTTCTACTACCATGTGTTTATAGCTCTTCTTTTTGTTCATTATATTCAAGTTGACTATGATCCTTTGGTGGAAAATGAAAAACATTTATCGTCATTGGATGGAGGAAAACAAACATTCTCTAAGATGGAGAAAGAGCTGGATGCCTTCGTCACCAATTTTTTTAAAACCGATCCTTTTTTAAAAAAAATAGTCTCTAGAGGGTTGATCACATATATGACTAATGTCCTTTATTATGTGATCGATACCTCTCGAAAGGTAGAGCCACTGATTATTTTCTGTCAATACTCTAGAGATTTCTATACAACAGATCAGATTAAAAGTAGCTTATTGTCCACATTCGGCACTCAAACCATTCAATTTACGGCAGATATTCTTAACGCAGATGTTGTTATCTCCGATTGTTATGAAGGAGATATCAACAATCAAGACTTTTTTTTCTTTGATAATCCTTTTGATTCCCAAACTTGGGCGGAACTATCAAAATTTATCAATTATCGTATCCATAATTCTTCTACATTTAAATAGCGTCAATTTAAACTGACTAGCTGCTGAGTAATTTCTCGTTGACCATAATTTTGGATAATCTCCTTTTGAATTTCGAAGATTGCATTGTTGATATCAGCATAATCCGAAAAGGACGTAACAAATATTTCTCGTGTTTGTTCTGGAGTGTCTAATAATTGAATATCCGTAACCAAAAGATCTGGAGAATCTCGAAAAGTCGGTACTAATTGAATCCTATCACCAAAAATCAAAGCTAACTTATTGACAATTATCTCTTCGATAAATACCTTTGAGTTTTGAACCATTATTTTTACAGGTTCGTATTTATATTCATGCAACTTATTGAGCAATGCATAGATAAGTAGATACAAGGAATTAACAAACGCTTCTTTAGAGATAGTAAGTACCTCCCACCAGGGTTGATAAATTGTAGAAGTCGTTATCTCTTCCACAATTCTTTCTACTTGTCCGATGATTTTCTTCTCTGCTGCATCACGATAATAAAAATTACTAGTATCATATACGTAATAAAAGATACTCAAATCAGCATAGCAAGTATTAAAAACTAGATGCATTTTGTCTATTTCCTGTCTGACTTGTAAAAAAAGTTCTTTATTTTCTCTTGAGGCTCCTGAAAAAAAAGTTTGAATAATTATTTCAGTCAATAGATTACTTTGTTGTATAAAGGGGAAATTATGATCATTATAAAATAATTCGTAGCGATCATAATCGATTTCTCGTAAACTTAAGTCCTCCTTGTACATCAATAATTCAACAAAACTTACCTCATGCCACACTTGATCTATAGTTCTATTTTTTTTTGAATTGAAGTAATCGACCAATACATTTTTATATTCAAATAACCCTTGCTTCGTTAGCTTTGTCAAAACATCATTCTTGCAATAGTATTTTTGCGAAGAACGAATATTGCTAATATAAATAAGCAAACAAATTTTTCGTTGACGAACTTGATTAAGCGTCTGCCAATTTTCAACATACTTATAGATCGTTGTTTCTATTTCACGATATTCTTGTTCACTAAACTCCCATTTACTTGATGAGTAACAAAAAAATAGATAAAAAAAGTTTCTGACTTTTAATTCATTCCCTTGAATCTGATTATCACGTGTCAATTGTAAATCAAACTTTTCTAAAATCGCGGCTAGTCTTTGACGATAACGAGAAAATGTAGGCGGACTTATGTACTCTAAGTCACAGAATTTTTTTGCGTCTACTTTTTCATATAAAAATATAGTACGAATTATTTTATATAGTACTGATTTTTTTATACACTCGGATGCTATGCTCATTAAATCTAAATTTTCTGCATATATCCCTTTAATTGTCTTGTTTGCATAAATAATTTGAAATTGATTGTCAGAAAAAGAAAATTCTTGCTCAAATCTTCTGATCACTTGCAAAACAGTCTTTTCAGAAAGATTTGTGTTTTCAGATATTTGCTTCACACTGACTATCTTTTTTTTGTTATCTATATAACTTAGAATTTTCAATTGTCTATCATATGTTTCATCTAAAAAAGCTCTCATTAGTATCCCCAAATCTTTTTTGTTTTTGTTTCGCTTCCCCAAACATCTCTTTTTACAAATAATATACTTTTTTTTTCTTTTCCCGTTTCTTTTTATCCTCTTTTTCCAGTAAAAAAAGAAATAACTTGTGAACATCATCATTATGCAATATTTCACATATTTTTTATTATTTTTTTTAGAATAAAAAGTATCAAAAAAAAGTAGAAACGAGAAATTATATCTTTATAATTTGAATATCATTTGAACGTAATAGTCCTAAATACACTAAAAAAAAGAAGAACAACTATTTTTTGTTGTCCTTCTTTTTTATAAAAGTGTGATTTTTTTTATCTAAACATTGTTTGTGCAGCTTTAGCTAACACTTTAGGATCGCGATTATACGGCGTCACAGCAATGATTTCCTTGTCAATATCAAACAACGTATACACTGCAATTCGAGCAGCACGTACTGAATATTCTTCTGTAAAGACCATATCTTTTGGTATTTCAACAAATTGACTGACCATCGCAAAGTTCGTGCTATTTTCTGGAACGACTTGAGGACGATCGTCCATTTTGCGTGGTTGGAACTGCGCATCAATATATGGCATATAGGCAGGAATCACATTTACCACATCTTTGTGAATTTCCTCCCAATCACTTTGCCAACCCATTTGACAAATCCACTCATATAAAATTTCTTCTCCTGTACAATCACGCATTGGTTTTTTCACATAATCGCCGACTTTGTCTGTATAAATCCCGTATCCCCAGAAAATCGTTGTATCAGGATCTTGATTTTTAAAATGAGGTTGTGCTGCGACAACGGTACTCATCAACCAACTTGAATCCTTCAACGTCATTAATGCACCTGATCCTGGAATATTGCCAGAAAATTCTTCGATTCGTTTTAATAACTTATCACCGCGGCAAGTAACCGTAAAACTTTCCCAGTTAGTTTGTGCTTCATTACCGAAGAATGGTTCCGGATTCCCTAATCCTGCTTTTTTCTTGGCGATATTGCGCCATAGACGAGCAGAACGTGATTCTTCTGTAACCTCTGGCGCTGGAGTACTCCAATCCCCTTCTGTCGAACTATCAGTCATGGTTCCATTGGTCATGATCACGACGTCTTCTTCATTCAGTTCAATAGTTTCACCATTCCCCAGCTTCAATGCTGTAACAGTGATTTCTGCACCTGGTTTAAATTCTAAATCAACCACATCTTCATTCAGAGTAAAATCAACACCGTGTTTTTCTAAAAAGGCTTTTAACGGTAAAATTACACTATCATATTGATTCAATGGTGTACGCGTTACGCCTTCTAATGTATCGATACGAGAAAATTCTAAAATCATTCGATTCATATAACGACGTAATTCAAAGGCACTGCTCCATTTTTGGAAAGCGAAAGTTGTTTGCCACATGTACCAGAAGTTGGTTTCAAAGAAATGTGGACCAAACCACTCTTCGATCGTTACGCCATCTAAACTTTCTTCTGAGGCAGCTAATAATTTTGTCATCGCTAAACGATCTTCATTGTCAAATCCCATTGTATGTGCGTCAAGGATTTCTTGGTCCTTTGTCACTAAGCGTGCTTGAGCATGTGTTGGATGTAAGTGATCAAAGTTCAAAATTTCTTCTGTTACACTGTGATTTGCCCATTCAAGTGAAGGGATGCTACTAAATAATTCCCAGAAGTTTTCATACGTTTCTTCATTTAACATTCGACCACCGCGAGCAACGAACCCTTTTTCGTTGGTACCGATTCCGTCATTGCTTCCGCCCAGAATTTTCATGCCTTCGATCACGTGGATATTTTTCCCATTAAAGTTTGCATCACGAATCAAGTAAGCCGCTGCCGCCATTGTAGCGATTCCGCCGCCAATTAGATAAACCTGTTTGTCTCCATAATAACGGCTGTTGATCTCTTCTTCTATCTCAGCAACTTTTTCTACTTTCTTTTCAGCGGATACTTTTTTAGCAAGGAAAGCTGCACCTAATGCACCTGCTGCGGCTAATCCAATATGTCTTTTTTTCATGAAAATCCCCCCGATTCAATTTATGAACCTAGCGTACAATGATTCCATGTAAATGTCTTGTGATAGCCTTTCCATTCCGTCTTCTTTTTAGACAGAATGAACAATTTGTCACAATAGTTCGTTTTCTTGCGCATACAGACGATAAGAGAAAAATTCTGTATCTTTGGCTAAACGGAATAACTGTGTGGCGATTTCTAATGGTGATTCTTTATAACTGCCTAAAATCCAATCGATCAAGACACCACTACAGCCATACGAAAAAAATCGCGCGTAAAATAGTTTGTCTTCTGGAAGTAGTTGATTTTCTTTGTCCATTTGATCGAATAAATTAATGAAGAGTTTATTTGTGATTGCCGAAAAGCATTTTCTTAGGATATCTGAATCTGAACTAACAGTATTATAGTAGAAATCACTTTTGGATTGGATCGCTTTTAACATTTTTAAGGCTTGCTCTTCCCAATTGTCGATGCTGACGTCTGGTGAGTCTAGATAGATCAATGCATCGTGGGTGTAGATCCAACGTAATAGATCTTGTTTGTCCGTAAAGTGATAATAGAATGTTTGGCGGTTTAAGCCGACTTCTTTGGTGATATCTTGCACGCTGATTTTACTGAATAGCTTTTTATCGCATAATTCGATCAATGCAGACGAGATGGCTTTTTTGGTTATTTGTGATTCGCTCATGATTTTTTCCTCGCTTTTTTTAGTTACATACATCATACCAAAAAAATGCTGAAAAATATAAGATTGTGTAGATTTTTTAATGATTGTTAATGGTTGTGACTATAGAAAAAATCTTGCTTTAGAAAAGCAAAAAGTCATCACTATACCTTAAAAAACCAATGAAGTTTACCTCTAATAAAAACAACACCTTAACTCAAAAAAAACTGAGTTAAGGTATTGCTAATTGTTTTGCTGTTTTAATATTGGAATAGTTGCTGCACCACTATACTTTCTTAAGGTGTTACTTCTACTTGCCATAAAATGGACGCTGTGTATTTCCCTGTTTGATAGACTTTGTTGGAATATACACTCAATTCTAACCCTGTTTTATTTTTTGTCCATTTATCACTGATATTGTATTCTCCTGAGCTTGTTGCATTTCCTGTTTCTATTGGTTGAGCTTGTCCTTTGAGTAAAGGAATTTTAGTTGTTGCATCCTGCTTATAAAAGAGCACATTGTTGATGACCTCACTTGGGTCCTCTTCACTAGTCAATGGTTGTTCTAATGTTGCCAACAATTTCCACGCCCCTTTACTCTTTCGTGTATCTCTAATAACCAACTCTTTATCATATTTCGGCTGTTCTCCTTTGATTAGTTTAGACTTCAAGTATTTATCGCCAAAATTTAATGTTTCGGGAAACGAGCCAATGAATAATGAGCCTTTGTAACGATAGAATAGTTCTAATGGTCCAGTTATCTCTTGTTTATCAACAGGTGGCTCTACTAATTCATAATGTTCTGCTTCAAGTATTGTCAATCGTTTTTGAATTTCTGTGTCAAATTGTTTCAAATCAAGAATAGTTCCTATAATAGCGGTTGAATTGATTGGCTCTACTTTGCCTATATCAACACCATCTTCATCCACAAATCGAATTTTTACAGCGGCAATTTTTGGGTTTATTGTAAAGCTCTGACTATTTGATGTATATTCTACAAGGGTTGCATCTGCTGTTTCTCCACTCAATTTGTACGCTTGTTCTACGCTAAACGGTTTTGTGATTGGTGGTACCCCATTTTCTGAAACAACATTATAGGTTAGTTTTAGTTCAGTTTGTTCTTTCACCGTTCCTAATTCTACCTTAAGCTTTCTGTCCGCTCCAAACTCAACTTTTTTAGGTATAACAGTAACGCCGTCTGCTGTCAGCTTCACTGAACTAGTATCTACTGACACATTTTCAGGGAATGCTTTTGTATTCTCATATATCACCTTATTCCAAACAGAAGGTGTCGATGTGTTCTTAAAGGTGGACGTAAATAGAACGGTTCCTCCTTCGTCAATTTCTTTCTTATCAATAGCAAAGTCGGCCGTTACGGCAGGTTTCACGTGCGGACCTATGTTCCAAGTCTCAACTTTTGATAATCCACCACGAACATCCTCAGCCCAAACTGACAGTTCATGACTAGTATCCCCTAACTCTGATGAAGGAATTTCTTTGCTAAAGTTTATCTCTGTATTCGCAGGAACATTCGCTATATTTTTCCCGATTACTTTAGGTAATCCGTTATCAAGAGAATAGTAAAGAGAAACTGTTTCTCCTTCTGATTCCCTCCATGTCCCATTTATTGTGTATCCTGAACCGGTAAAAAACCAGTTAGGTTTCTCAGCTGTGATGATAGGCGCTGCATTATAGACTAGCGTTTGGCTTAATATTTCTGAAAAGCCATCAGTAGCGGAAGAGACTGCTCTAAGATATATTTTCTGAGTAACGCCTTGTTTAAGTTTATCTTCAGGTATTTCAAACGACCATGGTATTTCTTCTCCTGATTTATTTAAGACCTTTGTAACTTTAGTAAAAGGACCGTCTTCTTCAAAAGAATATTCGATATCAATATCACTATTTTTTTCACTATACTGTAAGACAGATCCTTTAACGGTGTGAGAGCCACCATCATACGGAACCTCACTTTCGTCTAAAAATAGTTCTGGGTTTGCTGTCACTAATGGTGAGGAAGACATTCTAAAACTGTATAACGTAGATTCATTTGGCGCTAAATCCACTGGCTGATTTTTAACATATAAACCTGTTTGGTATTTCCCAGTAATTCCGTTTGCTTTACGAATATCATCTGAATACGCTATCTCTCCATGAGCGGCATTCTTTTTTTCTTGTCCAGTGGAGGTTGGTCCATTGAATCCGGTGTATTTTGAATTAAAAAATTGTTCTGGGTGTCCCGCTTCAGTGATTTGACCAGCAGCCCAGCTTTGAGGTTTAGATGCTGTATCTAAATAAAATCGAGCTATAATATTTGTATCTGAATTTCCATTATTACTATAATAGGCTAAACCTCTGTTCCCACCAATATATTCTACAGGTAACAGGTTCTCTTGTCGGATAGGTTCTAAAATATTTGATATACCAACATGATATCGACCACCTAAAGAAAATCCAGTTAAAGTATCTTTTCCACTATTCGTCACTCGAGTTCCAAAGATTACTGCACCATTTGAATCAACTCCCATTAGGTACTCCACTTTTAAAGTGTACTCAAAAGTGTTTTCAGAATGTGCCTCAGGGTTATTTCTTATGTTGTAGACTATCTTTGACCAAGAATATTCATTTCTAATAGAATTCTCATCTTGCACACCGTACCACTCTACATTTTCTATAATAGATGGGGGCACCTCTTCTATAGATTCTTTTTTTCCTCCTTGCCCATACATGTTCATAGCATCAATTGTTTTAGTCCCAGAATCAGAAGTTTGAGAAATAATGAGAGGTGAACTAGTCGCCATTCCATCATTTTGCCACACTGGACTTACTGGGCTATAATCTTCCCAAATTATTGGACCTTGAAAACTCTTACTACCATCCTCACCGATGTTCAAGTACATTGGTCGTAAATTCGGTTTTAAATCCATATATAAGTTGTATGGGGGTGAGCCTATACGAAAGAAACTACTCCATTCTGAACTACTTCCATATCCACCATCAACTTTTACATTTCCACTGCTACTTTGGGACGCAAGGTATTCTTTCCAGTTTGTACCTCTTGAACTCGGCGTCCACTTATCAAAACCTTCTCCTAAATCTAGATACTTAAGAAACAAATCTTTTTTGTAGCTCGAATTTGCCTTATTTTCAGGACCTTGAACTTTTTTTATTTTAGAGTGAGTTCTTTTGGGTTTATCTGTTAAACTGGTTTTTTGAGCACTTTTCTCCTCAGCCACGACAGTATCAATCTGTAAATATGTATATAAAAATCCTAGTAAAATTACATAACTAACCCAAAATACTATTCTTTTATTCCTCATACTTACTCCTCCTAATTTTACAACTGTTTTAAAGCAGTTGTAATTTTTTTGCTTAGTATTATCTGAAAATAAGGTTAGGATCGACTCTGTAAGTCTCTTCCCAACCTTATCATCTTGAATCTTATAAATAAGTTTAAAACAGAATATTTTATGGCGTCTCTTCCACTTGCCATAAAATAGAAGCTGTGTATTTTCCTGTTTGATAGACTTTATTGGAATATACACTTAATTCAAGTCCTGTTTTATTTTGCGTCCATTTATCACTGATATTATACTCTCCTGTTGTAGTATTCCCTACTTCTATTGGTTCAGTTTGCCCTTCAAGCAGTTGTATTTTATCATTAGCACCTTGTCCTGTTCTGTAATAGAACACGTTTCTAATTACTTCACTAGCATTTTCTGCACTAGTTAATGGTGTTTCTAATGTTGCTGATAGTTTCCAGGCACTTTTATTCTTTCGTGTATCTTTAATGATCAAATCTTGATTGTATTTCGGTTGTTCGCCTTTGATCAACTTAGATGTCAAGTATTTATCTCCAAAATCCAATGTCTCAGGAAATGAGCTAATGAATAATGAGCCTTTAAAGCGATAGAATAATTCTAATGGCTCCGTTATCGTTTGCTGATCTACAGGTGATTCTACTAATTCATAATGTTCTGCTTCAAGTAGCTTCAATCTTTTTTGAATCTCTGTTTCAAATACCTTTAAGTCTAGAATAGATCCTATAATTGCCGTAGAATTGATAGGGTCTACATTATCTATATCCACTCCGTCTTCGTTCACAAATCGAATTTTTACTGGTACTTCCATTTTTTTAACTCGATAAATCGCTGATTCTGTTACGGGTCGAATCGGATAATTGGTCTCATTTGGCGGTCGCTTGATCACTTCATAGTTCATTCCTTCGAGTGACTTAATTGCTGCAAGAATATCTGAATCCTTGCTTAAATCAAGAGATCCAATTCGTCTTATCAAAGGTAATGTTTCTATAACTGTATTTTCCTCGTCGACGAATTGAACATTAAAATCAGCCTCTACTTCAAAAATGTAAGAAAGCTCTCGTTCAGCAGCAGAAGTCACTGTAAAATCAGTATCTCCCTTAGGAAAAGCAATTAACTCATAATGATCCACATCTTCAAGTTCTTTTATCACAGCAGCTACATCAGCCTCTTCTCGTATATTGACATTCGATCCAATTCTCTTCATCAGCTCAACAGAAGGCTTCAAAAGTTCACTATCATCGTTTACATTGACAAATTTAATAATTAATTTTGAGTTTGATCTAAAACGATAGTAGACTGGTTCATTTGTCCCATCAATCGGATAGCTCGTTTCATTAAGTGGTCGTTGTTCTAGTACACGATTATCTATTTTTAAACCTTCGAGCACCTTCATTACATCTAAATTCTTGCTTAAATCGACTGGAACACCTATTTCTTTCGTCAATTCAAGAGTTTTTAACATATCATTATTTTCATCAATAAAATTGATTATTAGTTTTGATTTCGTTTGGAATTTATAGAAAATTGTTTGGTCATCCGCTGTTATTGGATAGGCTATTTCAGGCGTAGGTGATTCGATCAACACGTATCTTTTCCCTTTGTATTTGTCAATCTTTTCTTTTACCCCAACCTCTTGCGTCAAATCAATTGGGACACCTATTTCTTTAACTAGCTCAATTGTATCTTTACTGTCAATAATGCTATTGTCCTCATTGACAAATTTGACAGTAAGTTGGGATTCTGTTTTAAATCGGTAAACGACCTTTTGTGTATCGTTATTAGTCATCGGATACGCTACTTCGTTTTCCGGAGACTCTAACAATACATATCCTTTACCTTTGAGTGCAGTCAGTATCGTTTGAACCGCTATTTCTTTAGTTAGGTCAACTTTTCTACCAATTTTTTCCGTTAATTCTACACTATTCAAAACGTCATTTTTGCCATTGATAAATTCAACTGTTAGTTTCGACTCCGTTTTAAAGCGATAATAAATCGTTTGATCCATCTCTGCTATTGGATAGGCTGTTTCATTTTCTGGACGCTCCGTTACTAGATACCCAAGGTCAGTTTGTTCTTTGATGGCTGCTAACACTGCATCTTCTTTAGTTAAATCGACTTTACTAGCCACATTTTTCTGCAGATCGATTGGAGAGGCTACGTCTTCTCCTTTTTCATCCACAAATCGAATCTTTAAATTCGATTTTGCTGTAACAGTGATATTGATCTTTGCTTCTTTTACTAAACTATCCTTTGTAGCTTTGATTGTTGCGGTATATTTTTTGGTAATATCAGGTGAATTAGTTAACGTTGTAGCTGATACTGACAAATCAATGCCTTCAGTTAACCCTGTTGAAACCTCCCAACCTACTGCGTTAGATTCTTTTAGAATCAAATTTTTTAACTGTTCATCTGTCAAACCAGTCAATTGACTTTTATCAATAGAAAAATCATTGGCTCCCACCATCAATCCTGTAGTTGGAATGGTTCCATCCATTACCATCACTGGGACCTTTATAATTGCTGTTCTAGAAGGCTCATTTGTATCAGTCATACGAATTTCAGCAAATTGTAAGCCAACTTTTGATGAATCTACTGGTTTTGTTTTATCCACATAGTCAAAAGATGCTTTATGTCCAGGTAAAATAACCGGATCTTTAATCAATGAGTCTGCCGTTTTATTCCAAGCGCTGTCCTTCTTAATAATTTGAGCGATTGGTGTTCCACCTAGATTATACACATTTAAATTAAGATACTTGTCTTCTGATGGCAATCCTTGCCATACCCCAGGCGCTTCATTAATAGCTAATACAGAAGTTTCGTATGTTTTGATCGTCCCAGGACGATCATTTAACTGTGTTGGTAATTTACTTCTAGGAAGGGTAATAGCTCCCGTCAAATCACGACCTGTAAAAGGTTTATTCTCTTTACTATCATCAGGATACGTGATCGTCATTGTTCCATAATCGTCTACTGTTGGAATATTTCCTAATGTATAGTTGTACTTAAATTCCTGATTCGGAGTATCTTGGTATACATTGTATTCTTCTGGCTCTACAGCAATTGAAATGTACGGTAGCGCTTCCCCAAAAAACAAATCCCAAGTTGCACTAACAGATCCACCGCTAGCTACAGGTTTTTCTGGAACTCCTGCCGAGTAATAGTAAGCTATCCCTTTTTTATCAAATATATTTTCTCCTGATCTAATCTTATTCGTTTCCATTCCTGGTTTTAGTGCCGTTTTATTAAATTCTATCCAGTCTTTAGCTAGCATAGACTCTTTTGTATCCCAATAAGTGTATGGATCAGCTACTCTAGGTTTGAAATCTATCGCAAAAACTGTTTGATTTTGATCAATATCTTTAGTAAATTGCCCTCTTATTCCTCGTCCATTTCCTAATGAAGTTAAAAAATAATTTGTAGCAAAACTAATTCCGCCAGCTCCTACCATTCCTTTATTAATAAATCCTAAATTTACAGTAGCTGCTGAAACATTTTCTATCCTTGTTTGTACTCTGTAACTTTGATTTGGCGCGATTGTCACTTCGTGGATATATTTAAGTTGATTCGCCCAATCCAATGTTTCTGTCTTAAATCTCTTTCCGTCGCTGCTTCTATAGGTTGTACCAATTCCTCCTCTTTCACTGATTGAAGGTAATAAACTGCCATTTTTAGAAGGAATAAAGGTCGGTGTCGCAACTAGCCGACCGAACATAGAACCGATACCGTCATCCAATCTATAACCCATATATACAGGTACTATTTCCAAGGAATCAGATTTAAATGCATTCATATTTCTTGTACCACTTTTAATCTTAAATGTCCCTTTTTCAAAATCATTTTGCATCGATACATCGTCACGACTATTTATTTCTATCCAAGTAATACCATCCTCTACACGAGTTGCAGGTGCTGGATTTAGTATCCGTTCATTCTCTTGAACGATAACGTCTTTTTCCATCTGAATAACTGGAATTTCTTTACTCAAAGTAACCTCTAATGTTGCTTTATAGTTCCCAACAGTCGATGGATCGATCGTTGTACTTGAAACTCTAACTGACAATTCTTCTCCTGTATCAGCCTTCCATGCTCGAGCT
This sequence is a window from Enterococcus sp. 7F3_DIV0205. Protein-coding genes within it:
- a CDS encoding oleate hydratase, whose protein sequence is MKKRHIGLAAAGALGAAFLAKKVSAEKKVEKVAEIEEEINSRYYGDKQVYLIGGGIATMAAAAYLIRDANFNGKNIHVIEGMKILGGSNDGIGTNEKGFVARGGRMLNEETYENFWELFSSIPSLEWANHSVTEEILNFDHLHPTHAQARLVTKDQEILDAHTMGFDNEDRLAMTKLLAASEESLDGVTIEEWFGPHFFETNFWYMWQTTFAFQKWSSAFELRRYMNRMILEFSRIDTLEGVTRTPLNQYDSVILPLKAFLEKHGVDFTLNEDVVDLEFKPGAEITVTALKLGNGETIELNEEDVVIMTNGTMTDSSTEGDWSTPAPEVTEESRSARLWRNIAKKKAGLGNPEPFFGNEAQTNWESFTVTCRGDKLLKRIEEFSGNIPGSGALMTLKDSSWLMSTVVAAQPHFKNQDPDTTIFWGYGIYTDKVGDYVKKPMRDCTGEEILYEWICQMGWQSDWEEIHKDVVNVIPAYMPYIDAQFQPRKMDDRPQVVPENSTNFAMVSQFVEIPKDMVFTEEYSVRAARIAVYTLFDIDKEIIAVTPYNRDPKVLAKAAQTMFR
- a CDS encoding helix-turn-helix domain-containing protein — translated: MKRKFIKKNEEKKFELFKKILFSTKGIGIQEIIQESKDSKSTTYRYIQQLNEDLSRLFLETPIKIEQQNTIFSIVLPDSLNVSYAINTLRFSYISISPEYLIFSAIADKNHISLESLAQTINLSPSYAYRTLKILNKRLAYFRVKIAFGDLNRKENLQGTETDIRFFLFYAYWNILKGAIWPFHRSPDYFKQLPIPIKTTLAPSQLTRLRYFQNITYWRILYLQEKITIDDAFLSYLIILNEKNPTIFTLDFTTVLSHDEIRAEQVYFSFLARFFIPNIDTKETKQQTAQLLIDSNLPLTNSCTNLLKFLQKKYDLVIKDESYLFFYYHVFIALLFVHYIQVDYDPLVENEKHLSSLDGGKQTFSKMEKELDAFVTNFFKTDPFLKKIVSRGLITYMTNVLYYVIDTSRKVEPLIIFCQYSRDFYTTDQIKSSLLSTFGTQTIQFTADILNADVVISDCYEGDINNQDFFFFDNPFDSQTWAELSKFINYRIHNSSTFK
- a CDS encoding helix-turn-helix domain-containing protein, whose product is MRAFLDETYDRQLKILSYIDNKKKIVSVKQISENTNLSEKTVLQVIRRFEQEFSFSDNQFQIIYANKTIKGIYAENLDLMSIASECIKKSVLYKIIRTIFLYEKVDAKKFCDLEYISPPTFSRYRQRLAAILEKFDLQLTRDNQIQGNELKVRNFFYLFFCYSSSKWEFSEQEYREIETTIYKYVENWQTLNQVRQRKICLLIYISNIRSSQKYYCKNDVLTKLTKQGLFEYKNVLVDYFNSKKNRTIDQVWHEVSFVELLMYKEDLSLREIDYDRYELFYNDHNFPFIQQSNLLTEIIIQTFFSGASRENKELFLQVRQEIDKMHLVFNTCYADLSIFYYVYDTSNFYYRDAAEKKIIGQVERIVEEITTSTIYQPWWEVLTISKEAFVNSLYLLIYALLNKLHEYKYEPVKIMVQNSKVFIEEIIVNKLALIFGDRIQLVPTFRDSPDLLVTDIQLLDTPEQTREIFVTSFSDYADINNAIFEIQKEIIQNYGQREITQQLVSLN
- a CDS encoding winged helix-turn-helix domain-containing protein; the protein is MYSIGIVHTRESNDDTYANQLSKITYRLYSLSREDVLNEASKMDALIIEDSSSSGLKHTCELILELRRRYEMLIWVVSKNLTKTSKIVYLQLGADGVVDAEHEQEESILQFSNILNRINREKGTVFPKEPYEKGTCSSELELNPTNLSVILEGKTEISLTRLEFQTISFLLANVGIAVTYEEIYENVWKDDFNSNRDGNKQYRVSNLVFHLRKKIEENPNQPKYIKTVRSKGYMVSTVM
- a CDS encoding TetR/AcrR family transcriptional regulator codes for the protein MSESQITKKAISSALIELCDKKLFSKISVQDITKEVGLNRQTFYYHFTDKQDLLRWIYTHDALIYLDSPDVSIDNWEEQALKMLKAIQSKSDFYYNTVSSDSDILRKCFSAITNKLFINLFDQMDKENQLLPEDKLFYARFFSYGCSGVLIDWILGSYKESPLEIATQLFRLAKDTEFFSYRLYAQENELL